One region of Enterobacter ludwigii genomic DNA includes:
- the csgB gene encoding curlin minor subunit CsgB, whose protein sequence is MKNISLFMMFTLLGAPGFVTAANSDMANAEYNFAVNELSLSSLNQAAIIGQRGILNDAQVNQGGSKLLSIVSQDGAGNRARVDQSGSYNIAWIDQSGNGNDAGITQDGYGNSAKIIQQGSGNRANITQYGTQKTAVVVQKQSQMAISVIQR, encoded by the coding sequence ATGAAAAACATATCGTTATTTATGATGTTTACATTGCTGGGTGCGCCTGGATTTGTAACCGCGGCTAATTCAGATATGGCGAATGCTGAATATAATTTCGCGGTTAACGAATTAAGTCTTTCATCTTTAAATCAGGCAGCCATTATTGGTCAACGGGGCATTCTTAATGATGCTCAGGTCAACCAGGGCGGTTCAAAACTATTATCAATAGTTTCCCAGGATGGGGCAGGTAACAGAGCGAGAGTTGATCAATCAGGGAGTTACAATATTGCCTGGATCGATCAAAGCGGCAACGGGAACGATGCAGGTATTACGCAAGATGGATATGGTAATAGTGCGAAAATTATCCAGCAAGGGTCGGGTAACAGAGCAAATATTACGCAGTACGGTACACAGAAAACCGCAGTTGTAGTGCAGAAACAGTCGCAAATGGCAATTAGCGTCATCCAGCGCTAA
- the csgA gene encoding curlin major subunit CsgA: protein MKFIKVAALAAIVVSGSAMAGLIDQGEWGHGHGGYGGPNSTLNIYQNGGGNSAVALQTDARNSVLNISQTGGGNGADVGQGSDDSKINLTQNGFGNSATLDQWNSKNSTMNVSQYGGLNGALVDQTASNSTVNVTQIGFGNHATAHQY, encoded by the coding sequence ATGAAATTTATCAAAGTGGCAGCACTCGCAGCAATCGTAGTTTCTGGTAGTGCAATGGCTGGTCTGATTGATCAGGGCGAATGGGGTCATGGCCATGGCGGATACGGTGGTCCAAATTCAACCCTGAACATTTACCAGAACGGTGGCGGTAACTCTGCTGTAGCATTGCAGACAGATGCCAGAAATTCAGTTCTGAATATTAGCCAGACCGGTGGCGGTAACGGTGCTGATGTTGGTCAGGGGTCTGATGACAGTAAAATTAACCTGACCCAGAACGGTTTCGGCAACAGTGCAACACTTGATCAGTGGAACAGTAAAAATTCTACTATGAATGTTAGCCAGTACGGTGGCCTTAACGGTGCATTGGTCGACCAGACTGCTTCTAACTCAACTGTCAACGTTACCCAGATTGGTTTTGGTAACCACGCGACAGCTCATCAGTACTGA
- the csgC gene encoding curli assembly protein CsgC: protein MNTLILLAALSSQITFKTSQQENMTTIIPQVTLTEPCDCQVQIVSVREGQGGQSSSRQQNTLFIPANQTIDLMRLSLNIDAGDTVKIVVTITDGKSLHLSQQWSPAEKAL, encoded by the coding sequence ATGAATACCTTAATTCTCCTCGCCGCGCTTTCCAGCCAAATCACGTTTAAAACGTCACAGCAGGAAAATATGACCACCATTATTCCGCAGGTTACTCTGACGGAGCCGTGCGATTGCCAGGTTCAGATTGTCTCTGTGCGGGAAGGGCAGGGAGGGCAAAGCTCTTCTCGACAGCAAAATACACTTTTTATACCCGCTAATCAGACGATTGATTTAATGCGGTTGAGTTTAAATATTGACGCGGGGGATACGGTAAAAATCGTTGTCACCATTACTGATGGAAAGTCGCTCCATTTATCACAACAGTGGTCGCCAGCTGAGAAAGCGCTTTAA
- a CDS encoding type 1 fimbrial protein — translation MTKYLAQLATGLGLIASAFILPAYSATLANGGVIHFRGAIVADPCEVTPQQRQFAMSCPDNNRMQTRMVSYEEALNGTVTDSSLATLSMKYLNPEKTLAIVQIQYR, via the coding sequence ATGACCAAATATTTAGCTCAGCTTGCTACAGGCTTGGGTTTGATCGCTTCTGCTTTCATTCTCCCCGCTTATTCAGCCACCCTTGCAAATGGTGGGGTAATTCATTTTCGTGGTGCCATTGTTGCAGACCCCTGTGAAGTCACGCCGCAACAGCGACAGTTTGCCATGTCATGCCCGGATAATAACCGTATGCAAACGCGAATGGTCAGTTATGAAGAGGCACTTAATGGCACGGTGACCGATTCCAGCCTCGCCACTCTCAGCATGAAATACCTTAATCCTGAAAAAACGCTCGCGATTGTCCAGATCCAGTACCGCTAA
- the ymdB gene encoding O-acetyl-ADP-ribose deacetylase — protein sequence MKPQIEIIHGDITTMHVDVIVNAANPSLMGGGGVDGAIHRAAGPQLLEACKVVRQQQGECPPGHAVITLAGNLSAKAVIHAVGPVWQGGDQHEASLLEEAYRNCLRLAADNGYKTMAFPAISTGVYGYPKAAAATIAVETVYRYLSLKPMPEKVIFVCFDEETTHLYQRLLTQRGQESEA from the coding sequence ATGAAACCGCAAATTGAAATCATTCATGGCGATATTACGACCATGCACGTCGACGTTATCGTCAATGCGGCCAATCCATCTTTGATGGGGGGCGGTGGTGTGGACGGTGCTATCCACCGGGCTGCGGGACCGCAGTTGCTGGAGGCCTGCAAAGTCGTGCGTCAACAGCAGGGAGAATGCCCTCCTGGTCATGCGGTGATTACGCTTGCAGGCAATCTTTCTGCCAAAGCGGTTATTCATGCTGTAGGTCCCGTCTGGCAAGGTGGCGACCAGCATGAAGCGAGTCTTCTGGAAGAGGCTTACCGAAACTGTCTGCGGCTTGCCGCCGACAACGGTTACAAAACCATGGCGTTTCCGGCCATCAGCACTGGCGTGTATGGCTACCCTAAAGCGGCCGCCGCAACGATCGCCGTCGAAACCGTTTACCGTTATCTGTCGTTAAAACCGATGCCGGAGAAAGTTATCTTTGTCTGTTTTGACGAAGAAACCACCCACCTCTATCAACGGCTTCTGACCCAGCGTGGGCAGGAATCAGAAGCCTGA
- the mdoC gene encoding glucans biosynthesis protein MdoC has translation MSSTPTEREYFLDSIRAWLMLLGIPFHISLIYSSHTWHVNSQMPSWWLTLFNDFIHAFRMQVFFVISGYFSYMLFLRYPLKRWWKVRVERVGIPMLTAIPLLTLPQFIMLQYVKGKAENWPNLTLYEKYNTLVWELVSHLWFLLVLVVLTTVSVLIFSRLRRHLSHKAGTFFANITMGKLTVLFLLLGIAYAALRRILFIVYPPILSDGLFNFVVMQSLFYIPFFLIGALAFIHPKLKSLFTTPSPWCALGATLAFAAYLLNQRYGSGDAWMYETESVITMLLGLWMVNVVFALGHRLLNFKSTRVTYFVNASLFIYLVHHPLTLFFGAYITPHIASNTLGFFTGLVFVVGVAIVLYEIHLRIPLLRFLFSGKPAAKAS, from the coding sequence ATGAGCTCAACACCAACAGAACGTGAATATTTCCTCGACTCGATCCGGGCATGGCTGATGCTATTGGGGATCCCCTTTCACATCTCACTGATTTACTCCAGCCACACCTGGCATGTTAATAGCCAGATGCCCTCCTGGTGGCTGACGTTGTTTAATGACTTTATTCACGCCTTCCGTATGCAGGTGTTTTTTGTCATATCCGGCTATTTCTCTTACATGCTGTTTCTGCGTTACCCGCTGAAGCGCTGGTGGAAAGTGCGCGTGGAACGCGTAGGTATCCCGATGTTGACCGCCATTCCGCTGTTGACGCTGCCGCAGTTCATTATGTTGCAATACGTCAAAGGCAAGGCGGAGAACTGGCCAAATCTGACGCTGTATGAAAAGTACAACACGCTGGTCTGGGAGCTGGTGTCCCACCTGTGGTTCCTGCTGGTTCTGGTGGTGCTTACGACGGTCAGCGTGTTGATTTTTAGCCGCCTGCGCCGCCATTTGAGTCATAAAGCCGGTACCTTTTTCGCCAATATTACGATGGGCAAACTGACGGTACTCTTTTTGCTGTTAGGGATCGCCTATGCCGCCCTGAGACGTATCCTGTTTATCGTCTATCCGCCGATTTTAAGCGATGGGTTATTTAATTTCGTGGTGATGCAGTCGCTGTTCTACATTCCGTTCTTTTTAATCGGCGCGCTGGCCTTTATTCATCCGAAACTTAAATCACTGTTTACCACTCCATCGCCATGGTGCGCGCTGGGGGCTACCCTCGCGTTTGCGGCTTATCTGCTGAATCAGCGCTACGGTAGCGGCGACGCCTGGATGTATGAAACGGAGAGTGTGATCACCATGCTGCTGGGCTTGTGGATGGTCAATGTGGTATTCGCGCTCGGCCACCGCCTGCTGAACTTTAAGTCCACTCGCGTGACTTACTTCGTTAATGCATCGCTGTTTATTTATCTTGTGCATCATCCCCTGACGCTGTTTTTCGGGGCTTACATCACGCCGCATATTGCATCCAACACGCTGGGTTTCTTTACCGGCCTGGTGTTTGTCGTTGGTGTTGCCATCGTACTCTATGAAATCCATTTGCGGATCCCACTCCTGCGCTTCCTCTTTTCAGGAAAACCAGCCGCGAAAGCGTCATAA